The proteins below come from a single Desulfovibrio sp. Huiquan2017 genomic window:
- a CDS encoding PAS domain-containing sensor histidine kinase codes for MDLLIMASIGIQLTAAALALLLIPETGRRWSWILIAAGLIGMVHRRVHTLYMYWQGRAAPDMAFEFIGLLVSVIILLGIIQIRPIFRQLKAANAKLAKSEERFRTVADFTYDWVYWRGPDGRFLYMSPACERITGYPRAAFMKDPDLMIRIVHPEDRPVVKAHLFREHRAEESDILDFRIVRPDGTEHWLSHSCVPVTNAEGTFLGARASNRIIDQRVEAENRLRESRRLYRDLVEQSHFIVLEVDTQGKVFFINRWGLEFYGYLEGELIGREAVGLLLPRTDNQGLDLSAHFHDLLDRNPGHTFTEVEVLRHNETRATLSLGTSVIVDEMGQATGILCLGIDITARKAAEKLKEDVERIVRHDLKSPLMGIIGLPRLMQEDENLTDRQKEMLQVVEEAGMQMMDLINQSLTLYKLESGTYEHQPQSVDWLAIIMRAARDTSMHRDPACRVEATLDGEKVRDGMHLFIQGDSTLLYGMAANLLKNAVEASGGRPVHVDMTSGDPCVLEIRNSLPVPEEVRHCFFDKYSTHGKHNGTGLGTYSARLAAEAHSGNIAMDSSPETGTVVRVTLPGGGGAAA; via the coding sequence ATGGACCTGCTTATCATGGCTTCCATAGGGATTCAGCTCACGGCCGCCGCCTTGGCGCTGCTTCTCATCCCGGAAACGGGTCGCCGCTGGTCGTGGATTCTGATCGCCGCCGGGCTCATCGGCATGGTCCACCGGCGGGTGCACACCCTGTACATGTACTGGCAGGGCCGGGCGGCACCGGACATGGCCTTCGAATTCATCGGGCTGCTGGTCTCCGTCATCATCCTCCTCGGGATCATCCAGATCCGACCCATCTTCCGGCAGCTCAAGGCGGCCAACGCAAAGCTGGCCAAGAGCGAGGAGCGCTTCCGGACCGTGGCCGATTTCACCTACGACTGGGTATACTGGCGCGGTCCCGACGGTCGGTTCCTGTACATGTCGCCCGCCTGTGAGCGGATCACCGGCTACCCCCGGGCCGCATTCATGAAGGACCCGGATCTGATGATCCGGATCGTGCATCCCGAGGACCGACCAGTGGTCAAGGCGCATCTGTTCCGGGAGCACCGGGCCGAGGAATCGGATATCCTGGATTTCCGCATCGTCCGGCCCGACGGCACGGAACACTGGCTGTCCCACAGCTGCGTGCCCGTGACCAACGCCGAGGGCACCTTCCTGGGCGCCCGGGCCAGCAATCGGATCATCGACCAGCGGGTGGAGGCCGAGAACCGGCTGCGCGAAAGCCGCAGGCTGTACCGCGATCTGGTGGAACAGTCCCACTTCATCGTTCTGGAGGTGGACACCCAGGGTAAGGTTTTCTTCATCAACCGCTGGGGGCTGGAATTTTATGGTTATCTCGAAGGAGAACTGATCGGCCGCGAGGCCGTGGGGTTGCTATTGCCTCGGACCGACAATCAGGGCCTGGACCTGAGCGCTCATTTCCACGATCTGCTCGACCGCAATCCGGGCCACACCTTTACCGAAGTGGAAGTCCTGCGCCACAACGAGACCCGGGCCACCCTGTCGCTGGGCACTTCGGTCATCGTGGACGAGATGGGCCAGGCCACCGGCATTCTCTGCCTCGGCATCGATATTACCGCGCGCAAGGCCGCTGAAAAACTCAAGGAAGATGTGGAGCGCATCGTCCGCCACGACCTCAAGTCCCCGCTCATGGGGATCATCGGGTTGCCCCGGCTCATGCAGGAGGACGAGAACCTGACCGACCGGCAGAAGGAGATGCTCCAAGTGGTCGAGGAAGCGGGCATGCAGATGATGGATCTGATCAACCAGTCCCTGACCCTGTACAAGCTTGAATCCGGGACCTACGAGCACCAGCCCCAGTCCGTGGATTGGCTGGCCATCATCATGCGCGCCGCGCGCGACACCTCCATGCACCGTGACCCCGCCTGCCGGGTGGAAGCCACCCTGGACGGGGAAAAGGTCCGGGACGGCATGCACCTGTTTATCCAGGGAGATTCCACCCTGCTCTACGGCATGGCCGCCAATCTGCTCAAGAACGCGGTGGAGGCCTCGGGCGGCCGCCCGGTGCATGTGGACATGACCAGCGGCGACCCGTGCGTGCTCGAAATCCGCAACAGCCTCCCTGTACCCGAGGAGGTCCGCCATTGTTTCTTCGACAAGTATTCCACCCACGGCAAGCACAACGGCACCGGGCTGGGCACCTATTCCGCCCGCCTGGCCGCCGAGGCCCACAGCGGCAATATCGCCATGGACTCCTCCCCGGAAACCGGTACCGTGGTCCGCGTCACCCTGCCTGGAGGGGGCGGAGCCGCGGCCTGA
- a CDS encoding LUD domain-containing protein encodes MNNEQQFLDRIRKALGRDQAPDAATLFSSRAEGELEALLARADRTPPERLALLERLRRTAGPLNLNVHAVGDMAEAGLRIADLARTAETEWGGDRHILIHDDPLPHALRLPELLADDPIRVDVARFEDGEDELAGKARLRAAAESAYIGVTGADWCAADCGAIALLTGPGHGRAVSLVPSIHVAVLPLDRLVADLSEGYALLEKPGELPASFTFISGPSKTADIEAQLVHGAHGPREMHLYVVTG; translated from the coding sequence ATGAATAACGAGCAACAGTTCCTCGACCGCATTCGCAAGGCCCTGGGCCGGGACCAGGCCCCGGACGCCGCCACCCTCTTTTCCAGCCGTGCCGAAGGCGAACTGGAGGCCCTGCTTGCGCGCGCCGACCGCACCCCGCCCGAACGGCTGGCCCTCCTGGAACGGCTCCGGCGGACCGCCGGCCCCTTGAACCTCAATGTCCATGCGGTCGGGGACATGGCCGAGGCCGGACTGCGCATCGCCGATCTGGCGCGCACGGCCGAGACCGAATGGGGCGGAGACAGGCACATCCTCATTCATGACGACCCGCTGCCGCACGCATTGCGTCTTCCCGAACTCCTGGCCGACGACCCCATCCGGGTGGACGTGGCCCGCTTCGAGGACGGCGAGGACGAGCTTGCCGGCAAGGCGCGGCTGCGCGCCGCCGCCGAATCCGCCTACATCGGCGTGACCGGCGCGGACTGGTGCGCCGCGGACTGCGGAGCCATCGCCCTGCTCACGGGACCGGGCCACGGCCGGGCCGTGTCCCTGGTGCCGTCCATCCACGTGGCGGTCCTGCCGCTGGACCGGTTGGTCGCCGATCTGTCCGAGGGCTACGCATTGCTTGAAAAACCCGGAGAACTCCCCGCTTCCTTCACCTTCATCTCGGGCCCGTCAAAGACTGCGGACATCGAAGCCCAACTCGTCCACGGAGCCCACGGCCCGCGCGAGATGCACCTGTACGTGGTCACGGGCTAG
- a CDS encoding LutB/LldF family L-lactate oxidation iron-sulfur protein, whose protein sequence is MRDAGAKTYAELAHEAIGNEELHAAIRMIQERIGKSTQALWRDEITPEHRRLAKEARMRTLNNLDMVLATLADKIRARGGHVYFAATAEDARNYCLDVARKNGVKSVVKGKSMTSAEIGVDALLEAEDIEVVETDLGEYIIQLAGDTPSHIIAPCIHMNKRQIGKLFEDKLSIPYSEDPPTLTKAARKALREKLLGADMGLSGCNIACAETGHVCLVSNEGNIRMATTMPRVHVALMGMERVTATLAEHDMLLRLLTRGAAAQKVSTYVSFLGGPRQPGETDGPEEFHLVIIDNGRMRMLADPRFREVLSCIRCGGCLNICPVYGRIGGHAYDGPYPGPIGAVIMPLIQGVNAHADLCRGESLCGACKDICPVNNDLPRMLSELRHMLAYGDETWNVAPVDKTEARAFKAWSAAMSSRTAYNLLVKAGRLAQAPFVRDGVLGKGVGPLAKWTATRDFPAIAKKTFADRWKTDHAKRLKEADHE, encoded by the coding sequence ATGCGCGACGCAGGCGCCAAGACCTACGCAGAACTGGCCCACGAGGCCATCGGCAACGAGGAATTGCATGCGGCCATCCGCATGATCCAGGAGCGCATCGGCAAATCCACCCAGGCCCTGTGGCGGGACGAGATCACCCCGGAGCACCGCCGTCTGGCCAAGGAGGCGCGGATGCGCACCCTGAACAACCTGGACATGGTCCTGGCCACTCTGGCCGACAAAATCCGGGCGCGCGGCGGGCACGTGTACTTCGCGGCCACGGCCGAGGACGCGCGCAACTACTGCCTGGACGTGGCCCGCAAAAACGGCGTGAAAAGCGTGGTCAAGGGCAAGTCCATGACCTCGGCCGAGATCGGCGTGGACGCCCTGCTGGAAGCCGAAGACATCGAGGTGGTTGAGACCGACCTGGGCGAGTACATCATTCAGTTGGCTGGGGACACGCCCTCGCACATCATCGCTCCGTGCATCCACATGAATAAGCGCCAGATCGGCAAACTGTTCGAGGACAAGCTTTCCATCCCCTACTCCGAAGACCCGCCCACCCTGACCAAGGCCGCGCGCAAGGCGTTGCGCGAGAAGCTGCTCGGCGCGGATATGGGACTGAGCGGCTGCAACATCGCTTGCGCCGAAACCGGCCACGTCTGCCTGGTGTCCAACGAAGGCAACATCCGCATGGCCACGACCATGCCCCGGGTCCATGTGGCCCTCATGGGCATGGAGCGGGTCACGGCCACCCTGGCCGAGCACGACATGCTCCTGCGCCTGCTCACGCGCGGCGCGGCGGCCCAGAAGGTCTCCACCTACGTTTCCTTCCTGGGCGGCCCCCGCCAGCCCGGCGAGACCGATGGCCCCGAGGAGTTCCATCTGGTGATCATCGACAACGGACGCATGCGGATGCTCGCCGACCCCCGGTTCCGCGAGGTCCTGTCCTGCATCCGCTGCGGCGGCTGCCTGAACATTTGCCCGGTCTACGGGCGCATCGGCGGGCACGCCTATGACGGCCCGTATCCCGGCCCCATCGGCGCGGTGATCATGCCCCTCATCCAGGGGGTCAACGCGCACGCCGACCTCTGCCGGGGCGAATCCCTGTGCGGCGCGTGCAAGGACATCTGCCCGGTGAACAACGACCTGCCGCGCATGCTCTCGGAACTGCGGCACATGCTCGCCTATGGCGATGAAACCTGGAACGTCGCCCCCGTGGACAAGACCGAGGCCCGGGCCTTCAAGGCCTGGAGCGCGGCCATGTCCAGCCGGACCGCCTACAACCTGCTGGTCAAGGCCGGGCGGCTGGCCCAGGCCCCGTTCGTCAGGGACGGCGTGCTGGGAAAGGGCGTCGGCCCCCTCGCCAAGTGGACCGCCACCCGCGATTTTCCGGCCATCGCCAAAAAGACCTTCGCCGACCGGTGGAAGACCGACCACGCCAAGCGCCTCAAGGAAGCCGACCATGAATAA
- a CDS encoding (Fe-S)-binding protein, with protein MTRPTVTLFIQCLVDSLSPETGDAMVRVLERLGVRMHYPPDQTCCGQPAFNSGYRTEAAKAARRFLDIFENSEAIVCPSGSCVHMVRHHYLDLFRDDPAQLERALRVAARTFEFTEYLVDVLGVTDPGAQLGCRFDGAVTYHDSCHLSRGLGIRRQPRLLLENTPGLTLIEMDESDRCCGFGGTFSVKYPEISTAMADDKVKTILDTGAEAVVGCDVSCLMNIRGRLSRLGSNVRALHIAEILAGEGN; from the coding sequence ATGACCCGACCCACCGTGACCCTCTTCATCCAGTGCCTGGTGGATTCTCTGTCTCCCGAGACAGGTGACGCCATGGTCCGGGTACTGGAACGGCTCGGCGTGCGCATGCACTACCCCCCGGACCAGACCTGTTGCGGCCAGCCCGCCTTCAATTCCGGGTACCGCACCGAAGCGGCCAAGGCCGCCCGCCGGTTTCTCGACATTTTTGAAAACAGCGAAGCCATCGTCTGCCCATCCGGCTCTTGCGTACACATGGTCCGCCACCACTATCTCGATCTGTTCCGGGACGACCCCGCCCAATTGGAACGCGCGCTTCGGGTGGCGGCCAGGACGTTCGAATTCACCGAATACCTGGTGGACGTCTTGGGCGTGACCGATCCCGGCGCACAGCTCGGCTGCCGCTTCGACGGGGCCGTGACCTACCACGACTCCTGTCACCTTTCGCGCGGCCTGGGCATCCGGCGGCAACCCCGCCTGCTCCTGGAAAACACCCCGGGGCTGACCCTCATCGAGATGGACGAGTCCGACCGCTGCTGCGGCTTCGGCGGGACCTTTTCGGTCAAATATCCGGAGATATCCACGGCCATGGCGGACGACAAGGTCAAGACCATCCTGGACACCGGGGCCGAAGCCGTTGTCGGCTGCGACGTCAGTTGCCTGATGAACATACGCGGGCGACTCTCGCGCCTGGGCTCGAACGTCCGAGCCCTGCACATCGCCGAAATTCTGGCCGGGGAGGGAAATTAG
- a CDS encoding ABC transporter substrate-binding protein, whose product MKRFICLFAALVVLGVAGPALAGKVVIDVSQFVEHPALDAILKGFQDELKEGGIDAEYNIYNSQGNIGVVYQIATQVAADRPDMIVAIATPNAQALIKQYDKTPALKGTPMLFTGITDPLLAGLVTDYEHPGGDVTGVSNQMPMGKHLDMIRKFLPNLKRLGFLYNAGEANSVSNLNRVRAAAGERDIEIVATAVTSSADVQQAASSLVGNVDAIYIPTDNTVVSAMEVVVKVGRRSRTPVFVADADSVSRGAVAALGFDYYQHGRQTGAMALRILNGAKPGDIPVEFQKRLSFHIYPAAAEKMGVEIPESLLGEADVIHK is encoded by the coding sequence ATGAAGCGTTTTATTTGTCTTTTCGCCGCGCTGGTTGTTTTGGGCGTGGCAGGCCCGGCCCTTGCGGGCAAGGTCGTTATCGACGTCAGCCAGTTCGTCGAGCATCCGGCCCTGGATGCCATTCTCAAGGGGTTTCAGGATGAACTGAAAGAGGGCGGCATCGACGCCGAGTACAATATCTACAACTCCCAGGGGAACATCGGCGTGGTCTACCAGATCGCCACCCAGGTGGCGGCCGACAGGCCGGACATGATCGTGGCCATCGCCACGCCCAACGCCCAGGCCCTGATCAAGCAGTACGACAAGACCCCGGCCCTCAAGGGTACGCCCATGCTCTTCACCGGCATCACCGATCCGCTCCTGGCGGGGCTGGTGACCGACTACGAACATCCGGGCGGCGACGTCACCGGCGTGTCCAATCAGATGCCCATGGGCAAGCACCTGGACATGATCCGCAAGTTTCTGCCGAACCTGAAGCGGCTCGGCTTCCTGTACAACGCGGGCGAGGCCAACTCCGTGTCCAACTTGAACCGGGTCCGGGCGGCAGCCGGGGAACGGGACATCGAGATCGTGGCGACCGCGGTGACCAGCTCCGCCGACGTGCAGCAGGCGGCGTCCAGCCTGGTGGGCAACGTGGACGCCATCTATATCCCCACGGACAACACCGTGGTTTCGGCCATGGAGGTGGTCGTCAAGGTTGGGCGGCGGAGCCGTACCCCGGTCTTCGTGGCCGATGCGGACTCCGTGTCGCGCGGGGCCGTCGCGGCGCTGGGCTTCGATTATTACCAGCACGGCCGCCAGACCGGAGCCATGGCCCTCCGCATCCTGAACGGGGCCAAGCCCGGCGATATCCCGGTGGAGTTCCAGAAGCGGCTTTCCTTCCACATCTATCCGGCCGCCGCCGAAAAGATGGGCGTCGAAATTCCCGAAAGCCTGCTTGGGGAAGCCGACGTGATCCACAAGTAG
- a CDS encoding methyl-accepting chemotaxis protein — MFKNLNLGLKLGLGFGCLILIAAALGGLAIYDMLTVSEESRQLAEEYVPEVAIANGLERAALLTMYSVRGYSLSHKASYWDEGQKWLSETDGHLRQAKAHAEKYPRLVKLKADAENAVQGISAYKTLVGQTRQLIDAIGENREAMDSAAAAFMKNCRELLAIQQQLLDQDVDAGAATFRIHERIGKVAKINAMIQLCNEVRVENFKAQAASDPKTMEAALERFTPMREQLEAVKAVTRQASNLSLLETIRVAIEEYNTAMKQFLANFQAMNELNKQRNTAGLAVLAAAKNTATAGVAATQERANAAVSALGTASTIMGVGLAAAFLIGVILAWVLTRMITRPILQGVGFAQRMSGGDFTSTLDINQRDEIGVLAQALNDMVSRLQSVVADVDAATRNVAGGSAELSASSQSLSQGATEQAASIEEVSSSMEQMASNISQNAENARETEALASKAAADARESGGAVGQTVEAMKEIAEKISIIEEIARQTNLLALNAAIEAARAGEHGKGFAVVAAEGRTLAERSGTAAAEISELSSTSVEVAEKAGKMLGQLVPDIERTASLVQEITAASNEQNAGATQINQAIGQLDTVIQQNASASEEMASTSEELSSQSQQLQDTMSFFNVGKPTEKKRSVVQAHSAPAAALPAAENAAPAESPGPPGNGMNLDMDNDTDFERF; from the coding sequence ATGTTCAAAAACCTGAATCTTGGCCTGAAGCTCGGTCTGGGCTTCGGTTGTTTGATCCTCATCGCCGCGGCTCTGGGCGGCCTCGCCATCTATGACATGCTGACCGTGAGCGAGGAATCGCGACAACTCGCCGAAGAATACGTCCCGGAAGTGGCCATCGCCAACGGCCTGGAACGTGCCGCGCTGCTGACCATGTACTCCGTCCGGGGGTATTCCCTGAGCCATAAGGCCTCATATTGGGACGAAGGGCAGAAATGGCTGAGCGAGACCGACGGCCATCTACGCCAGGCCAAGGCCCATGCGGAGAAATATCCCCGCCTCGTCAAGCTGAAAGCGGATGCCGAAAACGCCGTACAAGGCATAAGCGCCTATAAGACGCTGGTGGGGCAGACCCGGCAGCTGATCGACGCCATCGGGGAGAACCGCGAGGCCATGGACAGCGCCGCGGCGGCATTCATGAAGAATTGCCGGGAACTGCTGGCCATACAGCAACAGCTCCTGGATCAGGATGTGGACGCGGGCGCGGCGACCTTCCGAATCCATGAACGAATCGGCAAGGTCGCCAAAATCAACGCCATGATCCAGCTTTGCAACGAGGTTCGGGTTGAAAATTTCAAGGCCCAGGCTGCGAGCGACCCGAAGACAATGGAGGCCGCCCTGGAGCGTTTCACGCCCATGCGGGAACAGCTTGAAGCCGTCAAGGCCGTTACCCGGCAGGCATCGAATCTCAGCCTGTTGGAAACCATCCGCGTCGCCATTGAAGAATACAACACGGCCATGAAGCAGTTCCTGGCCAACTTCCAGGCCATGAACGAGCTGAACAAGCAGCGCAATACGGCGGGCCTGGCCGTGCTCGCCGCGGCGAAGAACACGGCCACGGCAGGCGTGGCGGCCACACAGGAACGGGCCAATGCCGCCGTGTCCGCCCTGGGGACAGCATCCACGATCATGGGCGTGGGGCTGGCCGCGGCCTTCCTCATCGGGGTCATCCTGGCCTGGGTGCTGACGCGCATGATAACCCGCCCGATCCTCCAGGGTGTGGGTTTTGCCCAGCGCATGAGCGGGGGCGATTTCACCAGCACGCTGGACATCAACCAACGCGATGAGATCGGCGTCCTGGCGCAAGCCTTGAACGACATGGTTTCACGGCTCCAGTCCGTGGTGGCCGATGTGGACGCAGCGACCCGCAACGTGGCCGGGGGCAGCGCCGAGCTGTCCGCCTCTTCCCAGTCTCTGTCCCAAGGGGCCACGGAGCAGGCCGCGTCCATCGAGGAGGTCTCCTCGTCCATGGAACAGATGGCCTCCAACATCAGCCAGAACGCCGAAAACGCCCGCGAAACCGAGGCGCTGGCCTCCAAGGCGGCTGCGGACGCCCGCGAATCCGGCGGAGCCGTAGGCCAGACCGTGGAAGCCATGAAGGAAATCGCCGAAAAAATCTCGATCATCGAGGAGATAGCCCGGCAGACCAATCTGCTGGCACTGAACGCGGCCATCGAAGCGGCCCGGGCCGGGGAGCACGGCAAGGGCTTCGCCGTGGTCGCGGCCGAGGGGCGCACGCTGGCCGAGCGCTCGGGCACGGCCGCGGCAGAGATCAGCGAGCTGTCCTCGACCAGCGTGGAGGTGGCCGAAAAGGCGGGCAAGATGCTCGGCCAACTGGTCCCGGACATCGAACGGACCGCCTCCCTGGTCCAGGAGATCACCGCCGCCAGCAACGAGCAGAACGCGGGCGCGACACAGATCAACCAAGCCATAGGCCAGCTCGACACCGTCATCCAACAGAACGCCTCGGCGTCCGAAGAAATGGCCTCCACCAGCGAAGAGCTGTCCAGCCAGAGTCAGCAGCTCCAGGACACCATGTCCTTCTTCAACGTGGGCAAGCCCACCGAGAAAAAGCGCTCCGTTGTCCAAGCGCACTCCGCTCCGGCGGCCGCCCTGCCTGCGGCCGAAAACGCGGCGCCCGCCGAATCCCCGGGGCCCCCGGGCAACGGCATGAATCTGGACATGGACAACGACACCGACTTCGAACGGTTCTGA
- a CDS encoding HD domain-containing phosphohydrolase: MFEEISVKRLTVGMYVSLREIPWFSHPFLLSNFEIKNRRELRDIIGIGRATVLYDPQKSRSAPLPEDRAMEPEPPDSTGTAAKSRRKREKASELRARRARFNEVREKFGKGLNKSKWIFEGIKGAEPSAAADAKRLAEAFGNTFLDDVSLAIQHINMTATDAGQHFHSLNVMTLSLMLGKQLGLSAEDMNILSLGALLHDVGLLLLPGDIAISTKLSKSGWILFKRHPMIGVQMLSKLPGIDPQVMKIVYQHHEQCDGRGYPKGLKGDAIADMSKIVSIADVYDRLVNTRDVQLGLAPHKALSLMFAKRKAQFEGKYLETFIKMLGVYPPGTVCRFSSGDVGVVVSVNPANPLLPEVVIYDANIPKHDAMIYRLGEDIDLTITSTLNPGEIDQEIKGYLDSRSLVQYFPNR; this comes from the coding sequence ATGTTCGAAGAGATATCGGTCAAGCGCCTGACCGTGGGCATGTACGTGAGCCTCCGGGAGATTCCCTGGTTCAGCCACCCCTTCCTGTTGTCCAACTTCGAGATCAAAAACCGCCGGGAACTGCGGGACATCATCGGAATCGGCCGCGCCACCGTGCTCTACGATCCACAAAAAAGCCGGTCCGCCCCGCTGCCCGAGGACCGGGCCATGGAGCCCGAGCCCCCGGACAGCACGGGAACGGCCGCCAAGTCCCGCCGCAAACGCGAAAAGGCCTCGGAGCTGCGGGCTCGGCGGGCCCGGTTCAACGAGGTCCGCGAGAAATTCGGCAAGGGCCTGAACAAATCCAAATGGATCTTCGAAGGCATCAAGGGCGCGGAGCCCTCGGCCGCCGCGGACGCCAAGCGGCTGGCCGAGGCCTTCGGCAATACGTTCCTGGACGACGTCAGCCTGGCCATCCAGCACATCAATATGACCGCCACGGATGCGGGCCAGCATTTTCATTCCCTCAACGTCATGACCTTGTCCCTGATGCTCGGCAAACAATTGGGCCTGTCCGCCGAGGACATGAATATTCTCAGCCTGGGCGCCCTGCTCCACGACGTGGGCCTGCTGCTTCTGCCCGGCGACATCGCCATCAGCACCAAGCTGAGCAAATCCGGGTGGATTCTCTTCAAGCGGCACCCCATGATCGGGGTGCAAATGCTCTCCAAGCTGCCCGGCATCGACCCCCAGGTCATGAAGATCGTCTACCAGCATCACGAGCAGTGCGACGGCCGGGGGTACCCCAAGGGCCTCAAGGGCGACGCCATTGCCGACATGAGCAAGATCGTGTCCATCGCGGACGTCTACGACCGGCTGGTCAACACCCGGGACGTACAGCTCGGGCTCGCTCCGCACAAAGCCCTGTCCCTGATGTTCGCCAAGCGCAAGGCGCAATTCGAGGGGAAGTACCTGGAGACCTTCATCAAGATGCTCGGAGTCTATCCGCCCGGAACCGTGTGCCGTTTCAGCTCCGGTGACGTGGGCGTGGTCGTCTCGGTCAACCCGGCCAACCCCCTGCTCCCCGAAGTGGTCATCTACGACGCGAACATCCCCAAGCACGACGCCATGATCTATCGGCTGGGCGAAGACATCGACCTGACGATCACCTCCACCCTGAACCCCGGGGAAATCGACCAGGAAATCAAGGGCTACCTGGATTCCCGTTCCCTGGTCCAATACTTCCCCAACCGCTGA
- a CDS encoding HD domain-containing phosphohydrolase has protein sequence MLQMLVIDETKKFHNAIETLFREEFSVQSIPVEDLEEMGCGGKPNIVIYVGNGPAPEIRKNMALIRLTWPGALTILLLPSLENEARLRGVSIPAHTTIFSPCSKKRLKQVVDDFKEVLGHSARVGKGKAILHSLVEFTSNYIPCVYICHERVRPLLMALATNVGCDAERIQEFFNAYLLILSSLDGEKLSSVMSGCDTSAETQKAIFEHVERAVLLLEGDERTSDLAHCLHYIQKRYDGSGYPKDDVRGDQIPPTARMIRLVLDYHYLVQNGKSIGETIFILKQRAKFYDKRLLEEFKAIVGDTGEIVQRAIYPLGLAPGMVVAEDVYGEVDGRRRKLLSSGEILTPKTVAFIQKHCDEFLDITEPIQIRETIGE, from the coding sequence ATGCTGCAAATGCTTGTCATCGACGAGACCAAAAAGTTTCATAACGCCATCGAAACGCTCTTCCGCGAAGAGTTCAGCGTCCAAAGCATCCCGGTCGAAGACCTTGAGGAGATGGGATGTGGCGGCAAGCCGAACATCGTCATCTATGTGGGAAACGGTCCCGCGCCGGAGATCCGCAAAAACATGGCCCTGATCCGCCTCACCTGGCCCGGCGCACTGACCATCCTGTTGCTGCCCTCCCTTGAAAACGAAGCCCGGCTTCGCGGCGTTTCCATACCTGCGCACACCACAATATTCAGTCCCTGTTCCAAGAAGCGGCTGAAGCAGGTCGTGGACGACTTCAAGGAAGTGCTGGGCCATTCGGCCCGGGTGGGCAAGGGAAAGGCCATCCTCCATTCCCTTGTCGAATTCACCAGCAACTACATCCCCTGCGTATACATCTGCCACGAGCGCGTCCGGCCCCTGCTCATGGCCCTGGCGACCAACGTGGGCTGCGACGCGGAACGCATCCAGGAATTCTTCAACGCCTATCTGCTGATCCTGTCCAGCCTCGACGGCGAAAAGCTCTCGTCGGTCATGAGCGGCTGCGACACCAGCGCCGAGACCCAAAAAGCAATCTTCGAGCATGTGGAGCGGGCCGTGCTCCTGCTGGAGGGGGACGAACGGACCAGCGATCTGGCGCACTGCCTGCACTACATCCAGAAACGCTACGACGGCAGCGGCTACCCCAAGGACGACGTCCGGGGCGACCAAATCCCCCCGACTGCGCGGATGATCCGCCTGGTCCTGGACTACCATTACCTCGTCCAGAACGGCAAAAGCATCGGCGAGACGATCTTCATCCTCAAGCAGCGGGCCAAGTTCTACGACAAACGCCTGCTCGAGGAGTTCAAGGCCATCGTGGGCGATACGGGCGAGATCGTGCAACGAGCCATTTATCCCCTGGGGCTCGCTCCGGGCATGGTCGTGGCCGAGGACGTCTACGGGGAAGTGGACGGCCGTCGACGGAAGCTCTTGTCCAGCGGCGAAATACTGACCCCGAAGACCGTCGCATTCATCCAGAAGCACTGCGATGAATTCCTCGACATCACGGAGCCCATCCAAATCCGGGAAACCATCGGCGAATAG
- a CDS encoding TetR/AcrR family transcriptional regulator: MRERLDSDVRKGQIADVALELVVSEGISGLTVKNIARQVGVTPPALYRHYAGKTEILAAVVDYITGVYTESRKRVLRKTAGPVTLLRELFFSQVRLFERYPAVPVFFYSDLLWREEPSLGALLNRHLEEFAAEVAEVIRQGQGLGRIRTDETPERLFIAFLGLFSSMGILAGRGLCRVDMAVQPEINWKIFENYITTADASSGRAGMERGDCEVVP; this comes from the coding sequence ATGAGAGAGCGTCTCGACAGTGATGTCCGCAAGGGACAGATCGCGGATGTGGCCCTGGAATTGGTGGTGTCCGAGGGGATTTCGGGCCTGACGGTCAAGAATATCGCCCGGCAGGTGGGGGTCACGCCCCCGGCCCTGTACCGGCATTATGCGGGCAAGACCGAAATCCTGGCCGCCGTGGTGGACTACATCACCGGCGTGTACACCGAGAGCCGGAAGCGGGTGCTCCGGAAGACGGCCGGGCCGGTGACCCTGCTGCGCGAGCTGTTTTTCTCCCAGGTGCGTCTGTTCGAGCGCTATCCGGCCGTGCCGGTGTTCTTTTATTCGGATTTGCTCTGGCGCGAGGAGCCCTCTCTGGGGGCGCTGCTCAACCGCCACCTGGAGGAGTTCGCGGCCGAGGTGGCCGAGGTCATCCGCCAGGGCCAGGGCCTGGGGCGCATCCGGACCGACGAGACGCCCGAGCGGCTGTTCATCGCCTTTCTCGGGTTGTTTTCTTCCATGGGGATTCTGGCCGGGCGCGGACTGTGCCGCGTGGACATGGCCGTCCAGCCCGAGATCAACTGGAAAATTTTCGAAAACTACATCACCACTGCGGATGCCTCCTCGGGACGGGCGGGCATGGAGCGCGGCGATTGCGAGGTGGTCCCATGA